The Chitinophaga caeni genome segment ATTATGAGTATTTATTATCATTCAATCATCGTCGTGAAAGGACATCAACAGGATATACTATCTAGAATACCGATGAAGGAGTATGATGGTTATTTTACACAAGGTTTGGCATCAAAGTCGATCGGTAAAGTAGATCCGGATCAATTGTTGGAATATTTAAAATTTATCGGTGATCGATCAGTTGAGATTATTCTAAGTTTAGATGAAGCATCGTTGGTATCGCCATTGGAACCATTCCGAGTAGCGCATCCTGTAGCCAAAAATAAGTTCGAAGCATTGGACTGGAATATTAAGCATACTATGTGGCATTGCGGTCAAATGGGAATGGTAAAAAGGGCCGTAGATAAGAAATTTGACTTTGGAATAAGGTTTTGATTTTAATCAACATAATGTTTGTAAAGAAGTAATATTCAATTATATACCTGGTTTTTGTGGTTAATTATTTTGTAAAATGAAATAATTTACTACATTTGCATCCCCGTCTTACAAATACAGGGAGTTCGGGACGTAGCGCAGCCCGGTAGCGCACTTGCATGGGGTGCAAGGGGTCGCTAGTTCGAATCTAGTCGTCCCGACGAACAAAATCAAGCCTTTATGGATGTATTCCATGAAGGCTTTTTTCATAGGTAAAACTACGGTGCCGTTTCCCGGAAAACTTCCAACCGGATAGAATTAATTCTCTTATTTACAATTACTTGTATTGCTCCAAATATTTCTCTGATATAGGTCAGCAAGGAGGCTGACGGGACTCATTTTTATTGTAATGCACCGGGGCATAAATTTGAATCCTTGAAAACGCGGTTTATTATTTTTTCGCTTATGAAAGGGTGGATTGGTGTCGGTTAATAAAATGGCAAGAACAAAATTGAAGTAATGATTCGAGTGTTTGTATTGGCGGCTGCCCGTTCAGTCAGTACATATGGTTACTAATCCCTTGATTTTTCTATTTTCAAAATTAGGGCAGGTTAAATGCCAGTCTAGAATTTTTCAAAAAATTATTTGTGTTCGTTTTTAGATTCGCGGTAATTATGTTCTTCAATTTAATTATGAAAACGATGTTTAAAGTATTGTTTTTATTGTCGCCCTATTCTTAGCATATCTCTTGTTTACATTTATTTTTTCTTGATGGCTGATAGCTGTGGAGTTTAATGATTGGATTGTCCCGTATAAAAGGCTAATGTTCGATGATCAATTTTATGCTATAAAAACATGGAAAGGGACAAATTCTTGGGTTTGAACAATAAAACTCGCTAGTGAAATATTCTATTAATATGCTAAAAATCAAAAAAAATGAGACAAGTCAAATTGCCACTCATCCTAGGCATATTTATTGCCGGATTTGCTACGCAGGTTGTAGCACAGGATGTAAAAACATTGCCCGAAGTTGTAGTAGAGGCAAAAAATTATAAGTATCTGAGGTCAGTGGATAATAAAAATGACGCTGAACCTGTAAAGATATTGGAGCGGAAAGCCGCCGCCTACGATGTGAAGAACTCCGAGTTTTATGATGATGACAATGAAACTTATTATATCTCTTTTTACCTCCCGGAAGGATATGTTCTCGCCGTTTATGATAAGGACGGTAAGCTATTGCGCACTGCCGAACGCTTTAAAGATATAGATCTTCCCCCGGCAGTAAGAAAAGCCGTGGTAAACAGGTTCCCCCAATGGAAGATATCTAAAGACATTTACCTCGTAAAATATAATGAACCCAGCGGCGCTAAAAAGGATTATAAATTGATCTTGGAAAACGGTTCCAAACGTTTGCGGGTGAAAACCGATGAGAACGGTGAGTTTCACTGATTGATCATGAAGTTTTATATAGCGGAAAATATGTTTATACTGGAACAGATGGCCTTAAGCTAGGTTTTGATTCGCCGGATTGAAATCAATATTTTGGATGACCGGAATCATTGTAAAGTCAGTAAGGGTAATAGTAGATTTACTTACTTTTTATTTAATTAAAAACTACAAA includes the following:
- a CDS encoding DinB family protein, whose product is MLGYQTQDAYKWAYKVASATPREVWENIPVGIESSISWQVGHLIMSIYYHSIIVVKGHQQDILSRIPMKEYDGYFTQGLASKSIGKVDPDQLLEYLKFIGDRSVEIILSLDEASLVSPLEPFRVAHPVAKNKFEALDWNIKHTMWHCGQMGMVKRAVDKKFDFGIRF
- a CDS encoding nicotinate-nucleotide adenylyltransferase, translated to MRQVKLPLILGIFIAGFATQVVAQDVKTLPEVVVEAKNYKYLRSVDNKNDAEPVKILERKAAAYDVKNSEFYDDDNETYYISFYLPEGYVLAVYDKDGKLLRTAERFKDIDLPPAVRKAVVNRFPQWKISKDIYLVKYNEPSGAKKDYKLILENGSKRLRVKTDENGEFH